From Arcobacter sp. LA11, a single genomic window includes:
- a CDS encoding YggS family pyridoxal phosphate-dependent enzyme has translation MKKETAVKNLDTIITKVEGARLKVSEHHIVKIIGISKYSQSQDVATLYDAGQRAFGENKVQDLKVKSEELNELPLEWHFVGRLQKNKINNLIDLNPTLVQSIDSLELAQEFNKKLQIKNKKISCLLQINSAQEDSKTGVLPEEAVNIYKKILDTCPNIRLKGVMSIGAHVEDREIIKESFRTTKKIYDELVPLGAKYCSMGMSSDFELAIACGSNMIRVGSTLFKD, from the coding sequence ATGAAAAAAGAGACTGCTGTAAAAAACTTAGATACAATCATTACAAAAGTTGAAGGTGCTAGATTAAAAGTTTCAGAACACCACATAGTAAAAATCATAGGTATTTCAAAATACTCACAAAGCCAAGATGTTGCTACATTATATGATGCAGGACAAAGAGCTTTTGGAGAAAATAAAGTACAAGATTTAAAAGTAAAAAGTGAAGAACTCAATGAACTTCCTTTAGAATGGCATTTTGTAGGACGTCTTCAAAAAAATAAAATAAATAATTTAATCGATTTAAACCCAACTTTAGTTCAATCAATTGATAGTCTAGAACTAGCCCAAGAGTTTAATAAAAAACTTCAAATTAAAAACAAAAAAATTTCTTGTCTTTTACAAATTAATTCAGCACAGGAAGATAGCAAAACTGGAGTACTTCCAGAAGAAGCAGTAAATATTTATAAAAAGATTTTAGATACTTGCCCAAATATCAGATTAAAAGGTGTTATGAGTATTGGAGCACATGTAGAAGATAGAGAAATTATAAAAGAGTCTTTTAGAACTACAAAAAAAATCTATGACGAATTAGTTCCTTTAGGAGCTAAATACTGTTCAATGGGAATGAGCTCTGATTTTGAACTTGCAATTGCATGTGGTTCAAATATGATTAGAGTTGGTTCTACTTTATTTAAAGACTAA
- the rseP gene encoding RIP metalloprotease RseP — MGTITFLLVLSFLVFFHELGHFLAARYYGVTVHVFSIGFGRQVYSKVWRGTKWQIALIPLGGYVKMKGQDDTKPGLQEAGNDSYNNKTPWQRIVILFAGPFANFLLAAILYFVIALAGANSLSPTVGKIQENSPAFRAGIKEGDVIKRINNFDIKTWEELGSIIRSSDGSLKFFIERNGQIIPKTINPHISDAQNIFNENIRKRMIGISPAPKLVTIYHDPIGALGYSWDKTIESSKMIFQGVQKLIQGIIPSSEIGGVITIGKVISDASESSIIALFAITALISVNLGVLNLLPIPALDGGHIMFNLYEIIARRKPSDQVFMFMTIGGWVILGSLMLLGIYNDINRLLG; from the coding sequence TTGGGTACTATTACTTTTCTACTTGTTCTTTCTTTTTTAGTATTTTTTCATGAATTAGGTCATTTTTTAGCTGCACGTTATTATGGTGTTACAGTTCATGTCTTTTCAATAGGTTTTGGTCGTCAAGTTTATTCTAAAGTTTGGCGTGGAACAAAATGGCAGATTGCACTTATTCCATTAGGTGGATACGTAAAAATGAAAGGTCAAGATGATACAAAACCAGGCCTTCAAGAAGCTGGGAATGATTCATATAACAACAAAACACCTTGGCAAAGAATAGTAATACTTTTTGCAGGACCTTTTGCAAACTTTTTATTAGCTGCTATTTTATATTTTGTAATTGCACTTGCTGGTGCAAATTCATTAAGTCCTACAGTAGGAAAAATTCAAGAGAATTCACCTGCATTCCGTGCTGGCATAAAAGAAGGTGATGTAATAAAAAGAATCAACAATTTTGATATTAAAACATGGGAAGAACTTGGTTCAATTATTAGAAGTTCAGATGGTTCATTAAAATTTTTTATAGAAAGAAATGGACAAATTATTCCAAAAACAATAAATCCTCATATTTCTGATGCACAAAATATATTTAACGAAAATATTAGAAAAAGAATGATAGGTATTTCCCCTGCACCAAAATTAGTAACTATTTACCATGACCCAATAGGTGCATTAGGTTATTCTTGGGATAAAACTATAGAATCATCTAAAATGATTTTTCAAGGTGTACAAAAACTTATCCAAGGAATTATCCCAAGTTCTGAGATTGGTGGAGTTATTACAATTGGAAAAGTTATATCAGATGCAAGTGAATCATCAATAATAGCACTTTTTGCAATTACTGCACTTATTTCTGTTAACTTAGGAGTATTAAACCTTCTTCCAATTCCAGCCCTTGATGGTGGACATATAATGTTTAACTTATATGAAATAATTGCAAGAAGAAAGCCAAGTGACCAAGTTTTTATGTTTATGACAATTGGTGGTTGGGTTATTTTAGGCTCTTTAATGTTACTTGGAATTTATAACGATATTAATAGACTATTAGGATAA
- the pgsA gene encoding CDP-diacylglycerol--glycerol-3-phosphate 3-phosphatidyltransferase — MSKALNLPNILALFRIALAPLMLWFLIDRDSTLFSTWHPSWLDYFAGLVFVIASVTDFFDGYIARKWDQMTKLGAILDPLADKMLMLAGFLGLMVIDRASAWAVFLILSREFFITGLRVMAIGEGKDVAASMAGKVKTVIQMIAIGFLIMNWPFATTLLWIAVALTLYSGYEYTRDYFTN; from the coding sequence ATGAGTAAAGCTCTAAATCTTCCTAATATCTTAGCTCTATTTCGTATAGCATTAGCACCGCTAATGCTATGGTTTTTAATTGATAGAGATAGTACATTATTTTCCACATGGCATCCAAGCTGGCTTGATTATTTTGCAGGACTAGTATTTGTAATAGCCTCTGTTACAGATTTTTTTGATGGTTATATTGCAAGAAAATGGGATCAAATGACAAAGCTTGGTGCAATTCTAGACCCCTTAGCAGATAAAATGCTTATGTTAGCAGGGTTTTTAGGATTGATGGTTATTGATAGGGCTTCAGCTTGGGCTGTATTTCTAATTCTTTCACGTGAATTTTTCATAACAGGTCTTCGTGTTATGGCAATTGGCGAAGGTAAAGATGTTGCTGCATCTATGGCTGGAAAAGTAAAAACTGTTATACAAATGATAGCAATAGGTTTTTTAATTATGAATTGGCCATTTGCAACAACTCTACTTTGGATTGCTGTTGCATTAACTTTATACTCAGGATATGAGTATACTAGAGATTATTTTACAAATTAA
- a CDS encoding enoyl-ACP reductase, whose product MSNNMKGKTLVISGGTKGIGKANVYKFAENGVDVAFTYNSNKEIAQEICDDVEAKFGVKCKCYPFNVLEPETYKELFLEIDKDFDRVDFFISNAMIYGRAVVGGYGKFMKLKPRGLNNIYTATVNAFVCGAQQAAKRMEKVGGGSIVSLSSTGNLVYIENYSGHGTNKAAVEAMVRYAATELGAMNIRVNAVSGGPIDTDALKAFTNYEEVKQKTAEFSPLDRIGQPEDLAQSCFFLCTQEASWVTGHTLIVDGGTTFK is encoded by the coding sequence ATGAGTAACAATATGAAGGGCAAAACTTTAGTAATTAGTGGTGGTACTAAAGGTATTGGAAAAGCAAACGTTTATAAATTTGCAGAAAATGGAGTAGATGTTGCATTTACATACAATTCAAATAAAGAAATAGCACAAGAAATTTGTGATGATGTAGAGGCAAAATTTGGAGTAAAATGTAAATGTTACCCTTTTAATGTATTAGAACCAGAAACATATAAAGAACTATTTTTAGAAATTGACAAAGATTTTGATAGAGTTGATTTCTTTATTTCAAATGCAATGATTTATGGAAGAGCAGTTGTTGGTGGATATGGTAAATTTATGAAACTAAAACCTAGAGGATTAAATAATATCTATACTGCAACTGTAAATGCATTTGTATGTGGTGCACAACAAGCTGCTAAAAGAATGGAAAAAGTTGGTGGTGGTTCTATTGTTTCTTTATCTTCTACTGGAAATTTAGTATATATTGAAAACTACTCAGGACATGGTACAAATAAAGCAGCTGTAGAAGCTATGGTAAGATATGCAGCAACTGAACTTGGAGCTATGAATATTAGAGTAAATGCAGTTTCAGGTGGTCCAATTGATACTGATGCATTAAAAGCATTTACAAACTATGAAGAAGTTAAACAAAAAACTGCTGAATTTTCTCCATTGGATAGAATTGGGCAACCAGAAGATTTAGCACAATCATGTTTCTTCTTATGTACACAAGAAGCATCTTGGGTTACAGGACATACATTAATTGTTGATGGTGGGACTACTTTTAAATAA
- the dapA gene encoding 4-hydroxy-tetrahydrodipicolinate synthase: MNNITGAMTALITPFRDGKLDTQSYEYLIKRQIAQGMDAVVPVGTTGESATLSHAEHKECIEIAVATCKGTNVKVIAGAGSNATHEACDIAKHAQSVGADGLLSVAPYYNKPSQEGLYQHYKAIAQSVEIPFMIYNVPGRTGVDIEANTAIRLFDDVSNIYAIKEATGSLERAIEISSQRPDFCLVSGDDAIDFPMLANGAKGIISVTSNLLPNYKSKLVHSVFDGDYDTAKSINNDLYKLNNTLFVEANPIPIKAIMYLAGLLNTLEYRLPLTAPSAETMKKLEEVLKNYEVIK, translated from the coding sequence ATGAATAATATTACAGGTGCGATGACCGCACTTATTACTCCATTTAGAGATGGGAAATTAGATACACAAAGTTATGAATACTTAATAAAAAGACAAATTGCACAAGGAATGGATGCTGTTGTTCCAGTAGGAACTACAGGAGAAAGTGCAACATTATCCCATGCAGAACATAAAGAATGTATTGAAATTGCAGTAGCAACTTGTAAAGGTACAAATGTAAAAGTTATTGCAGGAGCTGGTTCAAACGCAACACATGAAGCTTGTGATATTGCAAAACATGCTCAATCTGTAGGTGCAGACGGACTATTATCTGTTGCTCCATATTATAACAAACCTTCACAAGAAGGCTTATATCAACATTATAAAGCAATTGCGCAATCAGTTGAAATTCCTTTTATGATATATAATGTACCTGGACGTACAGGAGTTGATATTGAAGCAAATACTGCTATTAGATTATTTGATGATGTTTCAAATATCTATGCAATCAAAGAAGCAACAGGTTCTTTAGAAAGAGCAATTGAAATTTCTTCACAAAGACCAGATTTTTGTCTAGTTTCAGGAGATGATGCAATTGACTTTCCAATGTTAGCAAATGGAGCAAAAGGAATTATTTCAGTAACATCAAATTTACTTCCAAATTACAAAAGTAAATTAGTACATAGTGTATTTGATGGAGATTATGATACAGCTAAATCAATAAATAATGATTTATATAAACTAAATAATACGCTATTTGTTGAAGCAAATCCTATTCCAATCAAAGCAATTATGTATCTTGCTGGATTATTAAATACATTGGAATATAGACTTCCATTAACAGCTCCAAGTGCTGAAACTATGAAAAAACTTGAAGAAGTATTAAAAAATTATGAGGTGATAAAATAA
- a CDS encoding pitrilysin family protein, producing MSQSLPKYHTKTLENGLKIVVIPMDNESNVVSTNIFYNVGSRNEKMGKSGIAHMLEHLNFKSTKNLKAGEFDEIVKGFGGVNNASTSFDYTKYYIKSSSKNMDKSLKLFAELMQNLTLKDEEFQPERDVVAEERRWRTDNNPMGYLQYRLFNNAYIYHPYHWTPIGFTNDIKNWTIEDIRDFHSTYYQPKNAVVVVAGDITKDEVFKSTTKYFAKIQNIKEIESKIHTVEPVQDGEKNIVVYKDTQVEMLAMAYHIPNYEHEDQVALSALSELLSSGKSSYLQKVLVDEKRLVNSVYAYNLELTDPGLFMFVAVCNEGIKAKDVKKEINKIIKNIKNGQITKEEINKIKINTKADFIFSLESSSSVAGLYGSYFVRDNIKPLFEYEEKVEKLKKKDIVEVAKKYLTKKNSTTLILKKEEDQ from the coding sequence ATGAGTCAAAGTTTACCAAAGTATCATACTAAGACTTTAGAAAATGGTTTAAAAATTGTTGTTATTCCTATGGATAATGAATCAAATGTAGTTTCTACAAACATTTTTTACAATGTAGGTAGTAGAAATGAAAAAATGGGAAAATCAGGTATTGCACATATGCTTGAACATCTAAATTTTAAATCAACAAAAAATCTAAAAGCTGGAGAATTTGATGAGATAGTGAAAGGATTTGGAGGAGTTAATAATGCTTCAACATCTTTTGATTACACAAAGTACTATATTAAATCAAGTTCAAAAAATATGGATAAATCTTTAAAACTCTTTGCAGAGTTAATGCAAAACTTAACTTTAAAAGATGAAGAATTTCAACCTGAACGTGATGTAGTAGCAGAAGAAAGAAGATGGAGAACTGATAATAATCCAATGGGTTACTTACAATATAGATTATTTAACAATGCCTATATTTATCATCCATATCATTGGACACCAATTGGTTTTACAAATGATATAAAAAATTGGACAATTGAAGATATTAGAGATTTTCATAGTACATATTATCAACCAAAAAATGCAGTAGTTGTTGTTGCAGGAGATATTACAAAAGATGAAGTATTTAAATCAACAACCAAATATTTTGCTAAAATTCAAAATATTAAAGAAATTGAATCAAAAATTCATACAGTAGAACCAGTACAAGATGGTGAAAAAAATATTGTAGTTTATAAAGATACACAAGTTGAGATGCTTGCAATGGCTTATCATATTCCAAACTACGAACATGAAGACCAAGTTGCATTAAGTGCCTTAAGTGAACTATTAAGTTCAGGGAAAAGTTCATATTTACAAAAAGTACTTGTAGATGAAAAAAGATTAGTAAATTCTGTTTATGCATATAACTTAGAATTAACAGACCCTGGTCTTTTCATGTTTGTTGCAGTTTGTAATGAAGGTATTAAAGCAAAAGATGTAAAAAAAGAGATTAATAAAATTATAAAAAATATAAAAAATGGTCAAATTACAAAAGAAGAGATTAATAAAATTAAAATAAATACAAAAGCTGATTTCATCTTCTCACTTGAAAGTTCAAGTTCAGTTGCAGGATTATATGGAAGTTATTTTGTAAGAGATAATATTAAACCTCTTTTTGAATATGAAGAAAAAGTTGAAAAACTAAAGAAAAAAGATATTGTTGAAGTTGCAAAAAAATATTTAACAAAGAAAAACTCAACAACATTAATTCTAAAGAAGGAGGAAGATCAATAG